The following DNA comes from Streptomyces globosus.
GGCTCGCCGAGGAACCGGGCAGCGCCCCGGAGGACGCTCTCGCCGCTTCACTCGCAGGGCGCCGCGCCAAGATCGTCTACCGGTTGACGGCCGCCGGGAAGGAGCACTTCGAGGAGCTCCTCTCCCACACCGGCCCCGACACGTGGGAGGACGAGTCCTTCGCCGCCCGCTTCGCCTTCTTCGGCCAGACCGAGCGGGACGTGCGCATGCGGGTCCTGGAGGGCCGCCGCAGCCGGCTGGAGGAGCGCCTGGAGAAGATGCGCGCCTCACTGGCCCGCACCCGGGAGCGCCTCGACGACTACACGCTCGAACTGCAACGGCACGGCATGGAGTCCGTGGAGCGCGAAGTGCGCTGGCTGAACGAGCTCATCGAGAGTGAGCGGGCGGGACGGGATCGGAGACGACCCGGCCCGCCCGACGAAACTGCAAAGTGAGGCCTGCACCGCGCAGGCCTCGTCCGAGAACAAACAGGGAGCAACCGGAATGGGTTCGGTTCGCGTAGCCATCGTCGGCGTGGGCAACTGCGCCGCCTCGCTGGTGCAGGGCGTCGAGTACTACAAGGACGCCGACCCGGCGGCCAAGGTCCCCGGTCTGATGCACGTCCAGTTCGGCGACTACCACGTGGGCGACGTCGAGTTCGTCGCCGCGTTCGACGTCGACGCGAAGAAGGTCGGCCTCGACCTCGCGGACGCCATCGGGG
Coding sequences within:
- a CDS encoding PadR family transcriptional regulator; protein product: MSRRSGILEFAVLGLLREAPMHGYELRKRLNTSLGVFRAFSYGTLYPCLKTLVANGWLAEEPGSAPEDALAASLAGRRAKIVYRLTAAGKEHFEELLSHTGPDTWEDESFAARFAFFGQTERDVRMRVLEGRRSRLEERLEKMRASLARTRERLDDYTLELQRHGMESVEREVRWLNELIESERAGRDRRRPGPPDETAK